One Manihot esculenta cultivar AM560-2 chromosome 6, M.esculenta_v8, whole genome shotgun sequence DNA segment encodes these proteins:
- the LOC110617351 gene encoding rust resistance kinase Lr10, producing the protein MATGSISCYCIFFLVVFAASGASTDCPENCNGHGPPIRFPFRLKNSHPDCGYPGFDLSCTIRNETVLELPFSVKLFVSKIDYRSQKLLTYNPNDCPPKHLPLLNLSTSPFQFEYKHLDDFTVFSCYGEESSPWSEYDMSCLDNDQDHHIVALDSHRSIGNSPSLLSCTKLYNVSSVPYHMFLPKGDFSFSWSTPNCRMCEAERKLCKLTQNSSEPEIECSVNHEDWSGAIMRRKIIGAALVLGLFFLGLVVAIYDIHRSNKAEKENQKRVKKFLEDYKALKPTRYTYADIKRITNRFKDLLGQGAYGTVYKGKLSCEILVAVKVLNSSIGNGEEFINEVGTMGRIHHVNVVRLVGFCADGFRRALVYEYLPKNSLEKFISSADMKNNFLGWKKLQDITLGIAKGMEYLHQGCDQRILHFDIKPHNILLDDNLNPKISDFGMAKLCSKDQSAVSMTAARGTKGYIAPEVFSRNFGNVSHKSDVYSFGVLVLEMVGGRKNVEVMAESSSQIYFPEWMYNLLERGEDLRIYIEEEEDANIAKKLAIVGLWCIQWHPIQRPSMKVVLHMLERGENLSIPPNPFASTSTKRTNAVPGRRRHQELEVISELE; encoded by the exons ATGGCCACTGGGTCAATCTCTTGCTACTGTATTTTTTTCTTGGTTGTGTTTGCAGCATCCGGAGCAAGCACAGATTGCCCTGAAAACTGCAATGGACATGGACCACCCATTAGATTTCCTTTCCGTCTTAAAAATAGCCACCCTGATTGTGGCTATCCCGGTTTTGATCTATCTTGCACCATCAGAAACGAGACGGTTTTGGAGCTGCCATTTTCAGTGAAGCTTTTTGTCTCGAAAATCGATTACAGATCCCAAAAGCTTCTTACATATAACCCAAATGATTGCCCCCCAAAACATCTTCCACTCCTTAATTTATCAACTTCTCCATTTCAGTTCGAATATAAACATCTAGATGACTTTACAGTATTCAGTTGTTATGGAGAAGAATCTTCGCCTTGGTCAGAATACGATATGTCCTGCTTAGATAATGATCAGGACCATCACATAGTTGCCCTCGACTCTCATCGTTCAATCGGCAACTCGCCGTCCCTGTTATCTTGCACCAAGCTGTATAACGTTTCTTCAGTCCCCTATCATATGTTCCTTCCAAAAGGAGATTTTAGTTTCAGCTGGTCTACACCAAATTGTAGAATGTGTGAAGCAGAAAGAAAGTTATGCAAGTTGACGCAGAATAGTTCTGAACCTGAAATTGAGTGCTCAGTTAACCACGAAGACTGGAGCG GTGCAATAATGAGAAGGAAGATCATAG GTGCAGCACTGGTCCTGGGCTTATTTTTTCTTGGACTAGTTGTTGCAATCTACGATATTCATAGATCAAACAAAGCCGAAAAGGAAAACCAGAAAAGAGTGAAAAAATTTTTAGAGGACTACAAAGCTCTCAAGCCCACAAGGTATACTTACGCTGATATTAAGAGAATTACCAATCGATTCAAGGACCTGCTGGGTCAAGGAGCTTATGGAACTGTGTACAAAGGGAAGTTGTCCTGTGAAATTCTAGTAGCTGTTAAGGTGCTCAATAGTTCCATAGGGAATGGGGAAGAGTTTATAAATGAAGTGGGTACAATGGGTAGAATCCACCATGTTAATGTAGTTCGCTTGGTTGGTTTTTGTGCTGATGGATTTAGAAGAGCTCTAGTTTATGAGTATTTACCAAAAAATTCACTTGAAAAGTTCATCTCTTCAGCTgacatgaaaaataattttctggGTTGGAAGAAGCTGCAAGATATTACTCTTGGCATAGCAAAAGGGATGGAATATCTTCACCAGGGGTGTGATCAACGAATCCTGCATTTTGATATCAAACCTCACAATATCTTGCTAGACGACAACCTGAATCcgaaaatttcagattttggtATGGCTAAGTTGTGTTCCAAGGATCAAAGTGCAGTTTCCATGACAGCAGCTAGGGGCACAAAGGGCTACATTGCACCAGAAGTGTTCTCCAGGAACTTTGGAAACGTGTCCCATAAGTCGGACGTCTATAGCTTTGGAGTATTGGTGCTTGAAATGGTGGGAGGGAGGAAGAATGTTGAAGTTATGGCCGAGAGTTCAAGCCAAATCTATTTTCCGGAGTGGATGTATAATCTATTAGAGAGAGGAGAAGACCTGAGAATCTATAttgaagaagaggaagatgCAAATATTGCAAAGAAACTTGCAATTGTTGGGCTCTGGTGCATTCAGTGGCATCCAATCCAGCGTCCTTCTATGAAAGTGGTGCTTCATATGTTGGAAAGAGGAGAGAATTTAAGCATTCCTCCCAATCCTTTCGCCTCCACAAGCACCAAAAGAACAAATGCGGTGCCCGGAAGACGCCGGCACCAGGAATTAGAGGTCATCTCCGAATTAGAATGA
- the LOC110617353 gene encoding RING-H2 finger protein ATL22 — MNVLNLLFSFFLASFIEIVCTQSPCSSAVCARNEPVIRFPFRLQNRQFKSCGYPGFDLYCDTSTNRTLLELPFSGRFSIQAIDYATQELWINDFNNCLPERILSLNLSNSPFTGLFYQNFTFFNCSLSGYTKYRLNPIACLSGSTHTVFATSSLSVISLLSQPSSSCRPFASKEVPVEWPFYGQILSSDLSDDLRLTWKAPACGKCESRSGHCGLKRNSTSTVVCYNPTIRGIPRSARYVLIIGGGVPLALCALGLACFLCSRVTGRRRSRHLPEFTFRVNPQPTLRAGLDGPTIDSYPKIVLGESRRLPKPEDNTCSICLSEYKPKETLKTIPECQHCFHVDCIDEWLRLNASCPICRNSPLQLPPPQPS; from the exons ATGAACGTTCTCAACCTCcttttctccttcttccttGCCTCCTTCATAGAAATCGTATGCACTCAAAGTCcttgctccagtgctgtttgtgctCGCAATGAGCCAGTCATTCGATTCCCTTTCCGCCTCCAAAATCGCCAGTTCAAGTCATGTGGGTATCCAGGTTTCGATTTATACTGTGATACTAGCACCAACCGGACACTGTTAGAGTTACCTTTTTCAGGGAGATTCAGCATTCAAGCGATAGATTATGCTACTCAAGAATTATGGATTAACGATTTCAACAACTGTCTTCCTGAGCGAATTCTCTCTCTTAATCTCTCCAATTCTCCATTTACTGGCCTTTTTTACCAAAACTTCACCTTCTTTAATTGTTCTCTATCCGGTTATACCAAGTATAGATTGAACCCAATTGCTTGCCTTAGTGGGTCAACTCATACAGTTTTTGCAACATCGTCTTTAAGTGTTATTAGTCTTTTGTCACAACCGTCATCATCTTGTAGGCCATTTGCAAGCAAGGAGGTTCCAGTGGAGTGGCCATTTTACGGGCAGATATTATCCTCAGACCTCAGTGATGATCTCCGTCTCACTTGGAAAGCACCTGCGTGTGGAAAGTGCGAGTCTCGCAGTGGACATTGCGGTCTTAAGAGAAATTCTACGTCCACAGTTGTTTGCTATAATCCTACTATACGCG GAATTCCAAGAAGCGCGCGTTACGTTCTGATTATCGGCGGTGGAGTTCCATTGGCGTTGTGTGCGCTGGGTCTGGCATGTTTCCTGTGTAGCAGAGTCACTGGAAGAAGAAGGAGCCGCCATCTCCCAGAATTTACTTTCAGAGTTAATCCGCAGCCCACATTGAGAGCAGGCCTGGATGGACCCACCATAGATTCTTATCCTAAAATAGTCCTCGGAGAGAGCCGACGCTTGCCAAAGCCTGAGGACAACACTTGCTCTATATGCTTGTCGGAGTACAAGCCTAAGGAGACTCTTAAGACAATTCCTGAATGCCAACACTGTTTCCATGTTGATTGTATTGATGAATGGCTTCGGTTGAATGCTTCCTGTCCCATTTGTCGTAATTCACCTCTCCAGTTGCCGCCGCCTCAACCTTCTTGA
- the LOC110617355 gene encoding uncharacterized protein LOC110617355, translated as MGGEQLMRRIPRIKFPQRHAKSSPSGSISDSHAMSRSDVPAPPSNAAVGGKASLQPKRTPVSEREIEAILLGGCF; from the exons ATGGGCGGAGAGCAGCTTATGAGGAGAATTCCACGGATTAAATTCCCACAAAGACACGCGAAATCTTCACCCTCAG GTTCAATTTCCGATTCTCATGCAATGTCAAGGTCAGATGTGCCAGCACCGCCTTCTAATGCTGCTGTTGGGGGCAAAGCTTCTCTTCAGCCTAAGCGTACTCCAGTCTCTGAGAGAGAGATAGAGGCCATTCTG CTGGGTGGGTGCTTCTGA
- the LOC110617350 gene encoding rust resistance kinase Lr10 produces the protein MFRRVLCFLFLFSVTCRAKKIHRCDKLPSCGNLENISYPFGIEGDPNNCGDPNYLLTCENNNTVLRLHSGIYYVQAIHHDDQTIRVVDAGLQQGNCSSLPLFPSIFDGFSHYLHGLRFDYHAPYQLRSSEKVTFMNCENPVNSPLFVETAPCVDGVYTTKYSSGTRNKNKYSYSYVVFGEMELAEIPDLCRVDLIVAVSSIKCDKNCSYLDIFEQLLHGFELSWHHIYCKECKGNGYCIFNRDYSEVLICSYVPYNVIWFLTAIFLCLSLFLALRCVCGTPCIFIFLIIKWRRRHLSMYDTIEDFLRSHNNLMPIMYSYSDIKKMTKGFKDKLGEGGYGTVYKGKLASGRIVAIKILGKSKANGQEFINEVATIGRIHHKNVVRLIGFCAERSRRALVYEFMCNGSLEKYIFSGKQQVGLTCEKMYEISLGIARGIEYLHRGCDMQILHFDIKPHNILLDENFMAKVSDFGLAKLYSTEDSIVSLTAPRGTMGYMAPELFYKNIGGISYKADVYSFGMLLMEMAGRRKNLNAFAEHSSQIYFPSWVYDQILIAKDIEIEDATDEEKKIIKKMMIVALWSIQMKPGDRPSMGRIVEMLEGEVESLPVPPKPFLTPEELHQLNVEINMNAPTLPNSPKESANSENAAVNST, from the exons ATGTTCAGGAGGGTACTTTGTTTTCTCTTCCTATTCAGTGTAACTTGTCGTGCCAAGAAAATTCATCGCTGCGATAAACTCCCTTCTTGCGGCAATTTAGAAAACATTTCCTATCCCTTTGGTATAGAAGGAGACCCAAATAATTGCGGCGACCCTAACTATCTTCTGACCTGTGAGAATAATAACACAGTATTAAGACTCCATTCCGGGATATACTACGTGCAGGCAATCCATCATGATGATCAAACCATCCGTGTTGTTGATGCTGGTTTGCAACAGGGAAATTGCTCCTCCCTCCctctttttccttcaatctttgaTGGCTTTTCCCATTATTTACATGGACTTCGATTTGATTACCACGCTCCCTATCAGTTGAGGTCGTCAGAGAAGGTGACGTTTATGAATTGTGAGAATCCAGTTAACTCTCCTCTCTTTGTGGAGACAGCACCTTGCGTTGATGGAGTTTATACTACAAAGTATTCATCTGGCACCCGCAACAAGAACAAGTATTCATATTCATATGTTGTGTTTGGAGAGATGGAGTTGGCAGAGATTCCAGATTTGTGCAGGGTGGACTTGATAGTCGCAGTGTCGTCGATAAAATGCGACAAAAACTGCTCCTACTTAGACATCTTCGAGCAGCTGCTACATGGGTTTGAACTTTCCTGGCATCATATTTATTGCAAAGAGTGCAAAGGAAACGGTTACTGCATATTCAATCGCGATTATTCCGAGGTTTTAATATGCTCTTATGTTCCAT ATAATGTCATTTGGTTCCTGACGGCCA tTTTTCTTTGTTTATCTCTCTTCCTTG CATTAAGATGTGTATGTGGCACGCCATGCATCTTCATATTCTTAATCATAAAATGGCGAAGGAGACATTTATCAATGTACGACACGATTGAAGATTTTCTTCGAAGCCACAATAATCTGATGCCCATCATGTACTCTTATTCAGACATCAAGAAGATGACTAAAGGTTTCAAGGATAAGTTAGGTGAGGGAGGCTACGGCACAGTGTACAAAGGAAAACTTGCAAGTGGGAGAATTGTGGCTATAAAAATATTGGGCAAGTCCAAAGCCAATGGACAAGAATTCATCAATGAAGTTGCTACGATTGGGAGAATTCATCACAAAAATGTTGTGCGGCTTATTGGATTTTGTGCTGAGAGATCTAGGCGAGCTCTCGTGTATGAATTCATGTGCAATGGATCTCTTGAGAAGTACATATTTTCAGGGAAACAACAAGTTGGTTTAACTTGCGAAAAAATGTATGAAATTTCTTTGGGAATTGCTCGTGGAATTGAATATCTTCATAGAGGATGTGACATGCAGATTTTGCATTTTGATATTAAGCCTCACAACATTCTGCTCGATGAGAATTTCATGGCGAAAGTTTCAGATTTTGGACTTGCAAAACTATATTCAACAGAAGATAGCATTGTGTCTCTCACAGCACCAAGAGGAACAATGGGCTATATGGCTCCAGAGTTGTTTTACAAGAACATTGGAGGTATATCTTACAAAGCTGATGTTTATAGTTTTGGAATGTTGTTGATGGAAATGGCAGGGAGAAGGAAGAATTTGAATGCATTTGCAGAGCATTCAAGCCAAATTTACTTCCCTTCATGGGTTTATGACCAGATATTGATTGCAAAAGACATAGAAATTGAAGATGCAACAGATGAggagaagaaaataataaagaaaatgatGATAGTAGCATTATGGTCCATACAAATGAAGCCTGGTGATCGTCCCTCTATGGGCAGAATTGTGGAGATGCTTGAAGGAGAAGTTGAGTCTTTGCCAGTGCCTCCTAAGCCTTTTCTTACTCCAGAAGAGCTGCATCAACTGAATGTTGAAATCAACATGAATGCACCAACATTGCCAAATTCACCAAAGGAGAGTGCAAATTCTGAAAATGCAGCAGTAAATTCAACCTGA